A single genomic interval of Oncorhynchus mykiss isolate Arlee chromosome 13, USDA_OmykA_1.1, whole genome shotgun sequence harbors:
- the LOC110485537 gene encoding MAPK regulated corepressor interacting protein 2 — protein MMYTITRGPSKLVTQRRTGPTQQIENKTNDLKLKPTPWLSSNSPTPKIVFNRLNGKRYHTAASQKEDTTSEGFTPAHEENVRFVYEAWQEIEQQLAGDREGRVEPAAVCGQGPVQYAEKTPSTTTKNFVPIDLEEWWAQRFLANIANLS, from the exons ATGATGTACACTATTACTAGAGGTCCCAGTAAACTTGTTACACAGCGCAGGACAG GTCCCACGCAGCAAATTGAGAATAAAACCAACGACTTGAAGCTCAAACCGACCCCCTGGTTATCCTCAAA CTCTCCAACCCCTAAGATAGTGTTTAATCGCCTGAACGGGAAGAGATACCACACTGCAGCCTCACAAAAGGAAGACACCACATCTGAAGGCTTCACCCCGGCCCATGAAGAGAATGTCCGATTTGTGTACGAAG CATGGCAGGAAATCGAGCAGCAGCTGGCAGGAGATAGAGAAGGCCGTGTGGAGCCTGCTGCTGTATGTGGCCAGGGGCCCGTGCAGTACGCAGAGAAGACGCCCAGTACCACAACGAAGA ACTTTGTGCCTATAGACCTGGAGGAGTGGTGGGCCCAGCGCTTCCTGGCCAACATCGCTAACCTGTCGTGA
- the LOC110485529 gene encoding glycerophosphodiester phosphodiesterase 1, whose protein sequence is MLQLGDEIALFSVVFAFVLLGTRSPIWSTALTACLYAFLIMFRFPQVPTSRARQVLRPAKNAASGGVSLVAHRGGGHDAPENTMAAIREAHKNGATGVELDLEFTSDGVPILMHDETVDRTTNGSGPLTQLSFSGLCKLDAAAKHRLRDKFQGEKVPTLQEAVEECIKLQLTIYFDVKGHPDEAAAALKEMYRKHPVLYNTSIVCSFEPKVIYRMRQADPEVVTALTHRPWSLSRLGDGTPRFSSLWKHHCMQVLDVILDWAHHHLLWNLCGVSAFLVQKNFISLDYVQYWAQRGVEVVGWTVNTVEEKQYYQEILNINYITDSLLENCDPHY, encoded by the exons ATGCTTCAACTCGGAGACGAAATCGCCCTATTCTCTGTGGTGTTCGCGTTCGTTCTCCTCGGAACACGGAGCCCGATATGGTCCACCGCCCTCACCGCCTGCCTCTATGCCTTTCTGATCATGTTCCGTTTTCCCCAAGTCCCGACCAGCCGGGCGAGACAGGTGCTTCGGCCCGCTAAGAACGCTGCTTCGGGTGGGGTGTCCCTAGTCGCTCACCGGGGTGGAGGGCATGATGCGCCGGAGAATACCATGGCTGCCATCCGGGAG GCACATAAGAACGGGGCGACCGGCGTAGAGCTGGACTTGGAGTTCACATCAGATGGAGTCCCTATTCTGATGCACGATGAGACTGTAGACCGAACCACCAACGGGTCGGGACCCCTCACACAGCTAAGCTTCTCTGGGCTGTGTAAACTGGACGCTGCCGCTAAGCACCGACTCCG TGACAAGTTCCAGGGAGAGAAGGTCCCCACTCTGCAGGAGGCTGTGGAGGAATGCATCAAACTGCAGCTCACCATCTACTTTGATGTCAAAGGTCACCCAGATGAG gcagCGGCAGCCCTAAAGGAGATGTATCGGAAACACCCTGTGCTTTACAACACCAGCATCGTCTGTTCCTTTGAGCCCAAAGTCATCTACAGG ATGCGTCAGGCTGACCCGGAAGTGGTGACGGCGCTGACCCACCGGCCATGGAGCCTTAGTCGGTTGGGTGACGGCACGCCGCGCTTCTCGTCGTTATGGAAACACCACTGTATGCAGGTGCTAGACGTGATACTGGACTGGGCCCACCACCACCTGCTCTGGAACCTCTGTGGCGTCTCTGCCTTCCTGGTGCAGAAGAACTTCATATCACT GGACTATGTCCAGTACTGGGCTCAGAGAGGGGTTGAGGTGGTGGGCTGGACAGTCAACACAGTTGAGGAGAAACAATACTACCAGGAGATACTCAACATCAACTACATCACTGACAGCCTACTGGAGAACTGTGATCCTCACTACTGA